One Labilithrix sp. genomic window, GACCATCGTGACGCGCGATCCTCGTCTCCGACGCGCCATCCTGACCGGCGCGTGGTGGGGCATCGGCCACACCATCACCGTGCTCGTCGTCGGATCGCTCATGTTGATCGGGGGCGTCCACGTCCCCGATCGCACCACGAACGCGATGGATCTGCTCGTGGCGACGATGCTGGTCGTCCTCGGCGTAGTCGCCCTGCGGACGTCACGCCTGGCGTCCGCGCCCGACGCGCCGCGGCTCGGAGAGCGCCTCCTCGTCTCCCCGCTGAGGCCGCTGCTCATCGGCATCGTGCACGGCCTCGCGGGCTCGGCGGCGCTCACGCTCGTCGCGCTCGCGACCATTCAGGACACGCGGGGGGCGATGCTCTACCTCGCGCTCTTCGGTGTCGGCACGATCGTCGGGATGCTCGTGATCACGACGCTCCTCGCCGTCTCCCTGCGCTGGGTGGGCTCACGAAGCGAGGGCTTGCCGGTGTGGATCGCGCGCGTCTCGGGATCGCTCGGCGTGACCGCGGGGCTCGTCGTCGCCGCACGCGTATTAATACAATAAAATTGCTGTTGCAACAACGCTGGTGGCCTGGATATATGGCTCCGTAGTTGCGCGGCGCAGCTCGAAGCGGAGAACCTCGCCATGTCCGAAGGAAAGATCCCCGTCACCGTCCTCACCGGCTTCCTCGGCTCGGGGAAGACCACCCTCCTCAACCGGATCCTCAGCGAGAACCACGGCAAGCGCATCGCGGTCATCGAGAACGAGTTCGGCGAGATCGGGATCGATCAGGCGCTCGTCATCAACGCCGACGAAGAGATCTTCGAGATGAACAACGGGTGCATCTGCTGCACCGTGCGCGGCGACCTGATCCGGATCCTCGGCAACTTGATGAAGCGCCGAGACAAGTTCGATCACATCCTCGTGGAGACGACGGGGATGGCGGACCCGGGGCCGGTGGCGCAGACCTTCTTCGTCGACGACGAGATGCGCGACATGTTCGAGCTCGACGGCATCGTGACGATGGTCGACGCGAAGCACGTCGCGCTCCACATCGAAGACTCGGACGAGTGCAAGGAGCAGATCGCGTTCGGCGACGTCATCGTCTTGAACAAGACGGACCTCGCGACGCCCGCCGAGCTCGACGCCCTGCAGAGCCGCATCCAATCGATGAACGCGCTGGCGAAGGTCCATCGCGCGGTCGACGCCGCGGTGCCGATCGAGACGGTGCTCGACGTCGGCGGCTTCGATCTGGCTCGCGCGCTCGAGAAGAAGCCGTCGTTCCTGGAGCCCGAGTATCCGTTCGAGTGGGCCGGCACCTTCGCCCTCGAAGAAGGCGCCTACGAGATCGCGCTCGCCGACGGCCCCGATCCGAGCATGTCCCTCGTCGTGTCTCCGGTCGCCGCGGAGGCGGCCGCCGAGCTCCCGAAGGCGGTCTTGGACGACGCCGTGCGCGTGTGGTCGGAGCCGGCGACGACGTGCTCACTGAAGGGCGAGCTCGCTCCGGGGGCCACGCGCTGGGAGCTGGACCTCGAGGCCAAGGGGCGGAAGACGTTCGCCCTCCGGGTCCCGAAGGCGGGGACGTACGCGCTCTTCACCGAGCACCTCCCGGAGGAGTTCTCGCTCGTCGTCCGCGGCCCGAAGGGGGAGCTCGCGCCGGTGAGCGCGAAGGACTTCGCGGCCGGCCACACGCACGACGACACCGTCTCGTCCGTCGGTATCCGGCACGAGGGCGCGGTGGACGAGACCAAATTGAATACCTGGCTCAGCGCCCTCCTTCGCGAGCGAGGCACCGACATCTTCCGCATGAAGGGGATCCTGAACGTGAAGGGGCAGGACCATCGCTACGTGTTCCAGGGCGTCCACATGCTCGTCGACGGCCGCGCCGACACGCCGTGGGGGAGCAAGCCCCGCGTCAACGAGCTCGTGTTCATCGGACGCAAGCTCGATCGCGAGCTGCTCGAGCGAGGTTTCCGCGCATGCCTGGCCTGAGTCGAACATCGGCGCCGCGCGAGCTCGAGCTCGGGTACCGCGTCGCGCTCGACGACTACCCGACGGCGGTGGCCTTCTCGCCCACGGGTGATCGGCTGCTCGTGGGGACGGGCGGAGGCGAGCTCGCGCTCTTCGACGCGGCGACGGGCAAGGAGACGTGGCGCCGGAGCGTGCATCCGGGCGGCGTCCTCTCGGTGAGCTTCGGTCCACGCGCGATCGCCTCCTCGGGTCAGGACGGGACGGCGCGCATCGTCTCGCCCACTGGAGACGTCCTCCACGAGCTCCCCGGCGTCGGCTCCGGTTGGGTCGAGCACATCGCGTGGAGCCACGACGGCAAGCTCCTTGCCGCGGCGTCCGGGAAGTTCGTCCGGATCTGGCACGACGACGGCTCGCCCTTGCTCGAGACACAGCCCCACGCCAGCACCGTCACCGCCCTGCAGTGGGGACGGAAGCGCGCCGAGCTCGCGACGAGCTGCTACGGCGGCGCGTACCTGTGGTCGATCCAGAGCGGCGCGAACCCCCGCCATCTCCCCTTCAAGGGCTCGCTCATCTCGCTCGCTTGGAGCCCCGACGAGCGAGTCATCGCCTGCGGGAGCCAGGACTGCTCGGTCCACTTCTGGCGCCTCGACACCGGCCGAGACTCGGAGATGACGGGCTACCCCTTCAAACCGAAGGCGCTCGCGTGGGACGCGAGGGCGTCGATGCTCGCCACCGGCGGCGACGCGACGATCTGCATCTGGGAGTTCTCCGGCAAGGGCCCCGAAGGAACGCGGCCGATCCAGCTCGCCGCGCACGAGGGCCAGGTGAGCGCGCTCACCTTTCATTCGCGCAAGGCCCTGCTCGCGTCCGCGGGACAAGACATGGGGATCATCGTCTGGGAGCCGCGCAGATCGACCGAGCCGATCGCCTTCTCCTTCCTCGACGACACCCCGGCGACGCTCGCGTGGCACCCGGAGCGAGAGGCCGTCGTCACCACCGACGTCTCGGGGAACCTCGCCTCGTGGCGCCTGCCGCGTTGAAGTCGCCGCTCACTCTGCGCCTCGAGCCCACGTCGGGAAGGGATCCGGAAACGTCGCCCACGCCTTCGGTCCTCTCCGCATCTCCTCGTCGGTGAGCAGGCACTGGGAGAGGCCCTCGAGGAGCGTGGCTCGATCCATGTCCGCGCCGATGAAGACGAGCTCCTGGCGCCGGTCGCCCCACGGCTCCTCCCAGGCCGCCTCGATCACGCGCCCGTTCTCGGGATCGTCCGGCCACTCGCTCTTCGGCAGCGCGGCGAACCACATGCCGGCGGGCTCCGCCGAGGCCGAGCCGCCTGCCTGCGACCAGCTCCCCGCGAGGTCCATGCGCGTCGAGAGCCAGAAGAACCCCTTCGAGCGGACGACGCCTTGCCATCCCGAGTGGAGGAAGTCCCAGAAGCGCTGGGGATGGAACGGGCGGCGCGCGCGGTAGACGAAGCTCGAGATCCCGTACTCCTCCGTCTCCGGGACGTGCTCGCCGCGCACCTCCTTCATCCAGCCCGGCGCCTGCGCCGCCTTCTCGAAGTCGAAGAGCCCCGTGTCCAGGATCGCGCGCGGCGAGATCCGTCCGCGCTCCGTCACGACGATGGTCGCTTCGGGGTTCAAGTGGCGGAGCATCGCCTCGAGGCGCGCGACGTCGTCGCTGCTCACGAGGTCGATCTTGTTGATGACGAGGACGTTCGCGAACTCGACCTGCTCGACGAGGAGGTCCGCGACCGATCGCTCGTCGTCGTCGCTCAGCGCCGCCTTCCGCGCGCGGAGATCGTCTTCGCTCTGCCAGTCGTCGAGGAACGACTTCGCGTCGACGACGGTGACCATCGTGTCGAGGCGCGCGACGTCCGAGAGGTTGGCCTTCGACGCCTCGTCCTCGAACGTGAAGGTCTCCGCCACCGGCAGCGGCTCGGAGATGCCGGTCGACTCGATGAGGAGGTAGTCGAAGCGGCCCTCCTTCGCGAGCCTGGCGACCTCGACGAGGAGGTCCTCGCGCAGGGTGCAGCAAATGCATCCATTTTGCATTTCAACGAGCTTCTCCTCGACCCGGCGGAGCGCGCCGCCGCCGCTCTTCAGGAGCTGCGCGTCGATGTTGATCTCGCTCATGTCGTTGACGATGACGGCGACGCGCATCCCCTCCCGATTCCGGAGGACGTGGTTCAGGAGCGTCGTCTTGCCGGCGCCCAGGAATCCGGAGAGCACGGTGACAGGGAGGCGTTGCGATGCCATGGGGCATGGCTTCTACCATTTAGCAATCAAGTTGCAAATGCATTAGCGAACGCTGCGCGCCGCCCGAGGATCCGGCGGCGTGGGGCCGTGTTAGCGTGTGGGATCATGTCGGGGACGAAGGCGCGCTCGGCGCGCAGGCACTCGCTCCGTTGTCCGCGCGACAAGCGGGCGATGGGCGAGACGACGATGGGCGAAGCCGCGATCGACGTGTGCGGCGCGTGCGAGGGGGCGTTCTTCGATTCGGGGAAGCTGTTCGCGGCGGCGGGGATCGCGGCGGATCCGTCGTCGTGGGATCACCCGGAGACGGGCGGCGCGGTGAAGGAGTCGGCGAGCCCGATCCGCTGTCCGCGCTGCGAAGACGTCGTCATGCAGGCGCAGGACGTGGCGTTCGACGGCCACGACGTCGAGATCGATCGCTGCGGCGGGAGCGGCGGGGTGTGGCTCGACAAGGGCGAGCTCGACGCGATCGTCGCGATCGGCCACGCGATGCGGCCGGTGCTCGACGCGGCGCCTCTGAACACGGGCGCCGCTCAGGGCCTCCGTCGCAGCTCGATGAACGTGCCCTCGGTACCCTTCGTGACGGCGAGCCAGAGGTCGCCTTCGTCGTCGGTGAAGACGTAGAGCGAGTCCACGCCGTCGGCGCGCTCGATCGCGTTCGCGAGCGGCGCGGCGGTGCCCTTCGCGAGCGCAGTAGCGCTCTCGACGTAGGGGGACGCGTGGACCGGGGCGTCCGGCGCGTAGCCGAGGCCGACCACGTAGCCGGGCGCGCCGTCCTCGGGCGCGATCGCCGCGAGCGACGCGGTGCCGAGCGTGTCGGCCGCGGCGACGACGACCTTCGCGACCGCGGCGCCGCCGAACGCCTGCGCCGTCGTGAGCGCGTAGACCTCGTCGGACGTGTCGCCGTCGCTCAGCGACGCCGCGACGAAGACGTTGCCGTGCGCGTCGGTCACGACCGGGCCCGAGCTCCCCGCCCAGGCGAACAGCTTGTGCGGCTCCGCGCACGGCGCCGCGCCGGCGAGCGCGCCGTTGCACAGCGGCGCCGCGTAGAGACCGTTGTCGGTGACGACGCTCGCCGCCGTCGAGAGCTCCGAGAGGCCGCTGTAGACGACGAGATCGCCCTTCGCGCCGCGAAGACCGACGCCGGAGTAGAAGCCGTTCGTCTTCGCGCGCGACGTCACGGTGGTGTAGTCGGCGTCGTAGAGCAGCGCCTCGCCGGCGAAGGTCGGCGGCGCCCCCGTGTACGAGAGGAGCCCGCCGAACGGCGTGTCGACCATCCCGTCCGCGCCGTAAAAGAAGGGCGACGGGAGATCCGACGCCTTCACGAACGGGACCTCTGTCTTCTGCGCGTCCGCCGTCGCGCCGCCGCCGACCGTCCAGCGGATCACCTTCGGGCCGTCGCTCGGCGCGCCGTACGCGCCCGTCGTCACCATCGGGCCACCGTGCGAGCCCCAATGACTGCCCACGATGTTCGAGTCCGCGGGGTGCACCTGCGTCACGCCGAACGGGAACGCCGGATCGATCGCGATCAGGTCCTCGTACTCGTCCGCGGCGAGGAACACCGGCGCCTCGCGCGGCTTCTTGCCGGCGTCGGCCCCCGCGTCGCTGTCGTCATCGTCGTCGTCGTCGTCGTCGCCTTTCGTCGGAGCGTCGCTCGTGCCCGCATCGACGCCCGGCGGCGCCGCCGCCCCCGTGTCGTCGTCGTCGCACGCCACCAGCGCCGCGATCGCCGCGGCCACCATCATCGTCGAGGTCATCTTCCAAGCCATCGCCACCACTCCCGCGAGGAGCGAGAGCATCGAGAGGAGAAGGCGCGTCCACGACGAACCCGATAAGCCCGCCGATAGACCCTACCCGCCTCCCTCGAGGCTCCCAGGTCGAACCGGCGCGGCTGTCTCTCCACGGCGGGCGCTGGCAGGTCTTCGGGCTTACGAGCGCTCGGCGCTGACGCCGGTTCCTACTGTCCACCGCTTCCCAGGCCGAGGCCCAGTGCGCTTCGTGGAGGTCGTTCTCGATTACCGCTGCGGGGCAGCCCCGGATGTTCGCCGGGTTCCCTTTTCAGCCCTGGCCGCGCCTCGCGAACGAGACCGGACAGAGCACCAACACGGCGCGACTCATATCGAGACCAACCGTCGAATGCAACCTCCGCGGCGCGCCTCCATTTGAGGTAGCATCGTCCCGGAATGACCAAGACGCTCGAAGGCGTGCTCGTCGACACCGCGCTGCCGCTCATCTCGATCGACCACGCCGACCTCTACGTCGTCGCCGACAGCCCGTCCGAGGTCCACCTCCACCTCGGGGGCGCGTACTCCGGGTGCCCGGGCGTCCACTTCGTCAAGACGCACCTCCTCGCGCCGATCGTCGCCGAGGTCGCGCCGAAGGCCACGCTCACCGTGACCTCGGGCCTCCCGATCCCGAAGGGCGCGAAGAAGCTCGGCTGACCGAGAGCTAGTCCTTCGCGATCGCGTCGATCCAGCGCTTGTCGCCGCTCACCGTGAACGTGACGCGGACCTTGTCGCCCGCCGCCAGCCCGTCGAGCTGCGCCGGCGTGCGTGGGTCGAACGACATCGTCATCGCCATCATGTAGCCGGGGATGTCTTCGTGCGCGATGTTGACGTACCGCCGGTCCTTGCCGAAGGACTGCACGGTGCCGCGCGTCTTGTACGTCTCGTCCTTCGCGTCGACGGGAGACACGGAGACGACGGCGGCGACGGCGAACGCGAGCGCAGCGAGGCGCGACCTCATCCCCGAAGGATGCCACACCTTCAAGGCTGCGCCAGCGGGACCGTGAACGAGAAGGTGCTGCCCTCGCCGACCTCGCTCGCGATCCACACCTTGCCGCCGTGCGCCTCGACGAGGCGCTTCGTCACGTAGAGGCCGAGGCCGATCCCCTTCGCCGCCTTCTCCGAGCCCGGCGCGCGGAAGTAGCGCTCGAACACGCGCGGGATCGCGTCGGCGGGGATGCCGATGCCTCGATCCGTGACCGCGACGACGGCCGCGTCCGCGTCGGTGCGGACGTCGACGACGATGGGGCCGCCGCCCGGCGCGTACTTGATCGCGTTGGTGAGGAGGTTCGCGATGACCTGCTCGATGCGGTCGACGTCGATGCGCACGTGGATCGCCGCCGGGGCCGAGAGCTCGATCGTGTGCTTCTTCACCGAAGGCTTGATGCGCTCGATCGCGTCGCGGACGACGACGACGAGATCGGCGTCGGTCGGCTCCACCCGGAGCTCGCCCGCGTCGATGCGCGAGACGTCGAGGAGGTCGTCCACGATGTTGAGCATGCGATGGGCCTGCCGCACGACGCGCTCGGCGAAGACCTGCTGCTTCGCCGGCGTCGCCCCCGTCTTCGCGTCCGCCGAGAACACGTCCGCCGCCATCACGAGCACGCCGAGCGGGCCGCGGAGCTCGTGCGAGACGACGTGGAGCACGTCGTCGCGCCGCGTCGTCGCGACCGAGAGCTCCGCGCGCGACGCCTCGATCTCTCCCTTCCGCACGTTCATGTCCTCGAGCGCCGACACGAGCACGTCGAGGATCTGCTCGCGGCTCGACGCGATGTCGAAGGACTCGTCCGCGACCGAGACGTGCGAGGTCTTCGCCGCGGTCCCGCGGCCGAGCGTGCGGCGCACGCGGCGGAGGAGCTGCTCCTGCTCGTACGGCTTCGTCACGAAGTTGTCGGCGCCGGCCGCGAGCGCGCGGACGACGTCGAGCGGCTCGCCGAGCGAGCTCACGAGCATGACCGGCACGTCCTTCGTCGCGGGATCGTCCTTCAGCGCGCGGCACAGCGCGTAGCCGTCGCGCTTCGGCATCACGATGTCGCTGATGACGAAGTCGGGGCGCCGCTCCCGCGCGCGCGCGAGCGCCTCGTCGCCGTCGCTCGCGACGACGACCTCGAAGCCGTTCGCTTCGAGGAACGCCTTCAGCTGGTACGCCTGGGTGCGGCTGTCTTCGGCGACGAGCGCGAGCATGTCCCCCTCCTTCTACCGGATGTGAGCGGCGATCGCGCTCGGCACGAGGCTCAAATCGACCGCGCCACGCTGCCGTGCGGCGTTGGTCATCCCCGCCACCGCGCACGAGGCCTCGTCCTGCGCGATGATGAAACCCTCCGTCTTCCGCATCTCCACCGCACCCTCCGCACCGTCGCGCCCCATCCCCGTCAGGATGACGCCGAGCGCGCGGCGCCCGTACGCCGTCGCGAGGGTAGAGAGGAGGTGCGTCCCGGAGGGGCGGAACCCGCCGATCGGCGGCTGGGTCGAGAGCGCGAGCCGTCCGTCGCGCGCGACGCCGATGTGATGCTCCGAAGGCGCGACGTACACCGTGCCGCGCTCGGGATCGGCGCCGTGCTCCGCGAGCACCACCCTCGTCTTCACCGCGCCGCGGAGCCACACGACGAAGCCGTCGACGAACGACGGCTCGATGTGCTGCACGAGCAAGACCGGCGGGTGATCGGGCACGAGCGCGTCGAGGATCTCCGCGACGACGGGCGGGCCCCCGAGCGAGGCGACCATCCCCGCGATCGCGAAGGCCCGCTGTGGAGGCGCCGCCACGAACGCCGGCGACTCGAAGGCGCGCGTCCGTCCCAGCTTCGTGCGCGGGAGCGCGGCCGCGCTGCGGATCGTGTGGATGACCGCGCGCCGCTTCACGTCGTACGCCGGATCGCCCGGCGACGGCGGCGCCTCGAGCACCGCGATCGCGCCCGCGCGGAGGGCCTCGATCGCGACCGCGACGTCCTTCGGCGAGACGCTCGCGGAGATGAGGAGGACCGGGACCCGGCGCGTGCGCAGGATCTGGCGCGTGACCTCGTAGCCGTCGGCGTTCGGCATCACGATGTCCATCAGCACGACGTCCGGCTCGATCCGCAGCGCGGTCTCGACCGCGTTCTCGCCCGACGGCAGCTCGGCGACGATCTCGATGTCCTGCTCGTCCTCGAGCGCGACCCGCAGCGCCGCGCGCGCGGTGGAGGAGTCGTTCACGACGAGGACGCGGATCGTCATCCCTTGCCTTCAGAGAAGATGCGCGATCACGTCGAGGAGCTGCTCCTCGTCGAACGCGCTCTTCACGATATACGCCGACGCGCCCATGTCGAGGGCGCGCTGTTTGTCGGCCGGGTCCTCGAGCGCGGTGACGAGCACGACCGGGAGGCGCGCGAGCCGCGGCGTGGAGCGAATGCGGCCGAGGAGCGCGAAGCCGTCGAGGCGCGGCATCTCGACGTCGGAGAGGACCACGTCGAACGAGGCCGCGCTCGCGGTGAGGGCGAGCCACGCCTGCTCGCCGTCGGCGGCGACCTCGACGTCGAAGCCGTTCGCGCGGAGCAGCGCGCGCTCGAGCTCGCGCGTCGTCGCGGAGTCGTCGACGACGAGGACCCGCTTCGCCGGCGCGCGCTCGGCCTCCTCGGACGGCGCCGCGCCGCGCGCCACCGCCGCGAGCGCCCGCACGTCGAGCATCCAGCCGAGCGTGCCGTCGGCGAGCACCGTCGAGCCGCTCACGAACGCGACGCGACGGAAGCGCCCCGCGAGCGGACGCACCGCGACCTCACGCTCGTCCGCGATCTCGTCGACGATGAGCGCGACGCGCCGCTCGCCCGCGCGGGTGAGCACGGCGATGAGGTGATCGCGATCGGGGAGCGCGCTCGCCGCCCCTCCGAGCTCGGTCGCGACGCTCGCGAGCGGGAGGAGCGCGCCGCCGTGGAGGACGTGCGCGCGCCCGCCGGCGACGTCGATCTCGCTCCGCGCGACGCGGAGGATCCGCTCCACCGACGAGAGCCGCACCGCGACCATGAACGGACCCGCGCGCGCGACGAGGGCGCGCGTGAGGCTCATGTCCGGCGCGACCACGACGAGGAAGGTGGTCCCCTTCCCGCGCTCCGACTCCACCGCGACGCGGCCGTGGAGATCGCTCACGCGCTGCCGCACGACGTCGAGGCCGACCCCGCGCCCCGCGAGCTCGTCGGTCTCCGCGCGGGTGGAGAGCCCCGCCGCGAAGAGCAGCTCGGTGGGATCGCCCTCGATCCCGAGCGCCCTCGCCTTCGCCGCCACCGCGTCGAAGTCGATCCCGCGGCCGTCGTCGCGCACGATGACGCGGAGCTCGCCCTCCCCTTCCTCCGCGCGGACGGAGAGGAGCCCCTGCTCGCGTTTGCCCGCCGCGCGCCGCTCGCGCGGAGGCTCGATGCCGTGCGCGACCGCGTTGCGGACGAGGTGGAGGAGCACCTCGCGGAGCGGCTCGCGGAGGCGGCGGTCGAAGCGCACGTCGTCGCCCTCGCGCACGATCTCGAGCTTCACGCCCGTGCTCGCGGCCGCGGACTCGGCCGCCTGCGTCGCCGACACCGCGAGAGACTCGAAGCGCTCTTGCCGGAGCGATCGCGCCGCGGCCGCGACGAGCTTCGCGCGATCGGAGGACGTCTTCCACGCGACGCGCTCGCTCGCCCCGCGCGTCTCCGCCGCCGCCGCCATCGTGCGCGCGGAGCCGAGCGCGCGGTCGAGCCGCCGCCGGATCTCGCCCGCCGCCTGCGACGACGTGCGCGCCTCGAGCGCCGACGCGAGCCCGCGCACGAAATCGAGCTCGCGGAGGAGCTCCGCCGTCGCGCTCTCCGTCACCGCCTGCGACGTCCGCGCGAGCCCGCGCGACATGTCGAGGACGAGCTCCTCCGACGCGTCGAGGATCCGCGCGAGCGCGGCCGCGTCGACGCGCACGGTGTCGACCGCGGGCGCGGGCTCCGCCGGCGCGGTCGCGATCGAGACGGGCCCGCTCGGCATCGCGCTGCCGGCCTGCACGATCGGCACGAAGCGCGTGAGCGCCGCGATCGCGCCCTTCGCCGCGGCCGCGATCTCCTCCGCGTCCGCGCCGCGCAGCTTCTCCGCGCGCGACTCGAGCGCGTGGCACTCCGCCTCGAGCTCGGGGTACCCCGCCGCGCGCGCGGCGCCCTTCAAGGTGTGGAGCGCGCGACGCACCTCGTCCGCGGCGCCGCGCGGATCGGCGGACGCGCGATCGACCTGCTGCGCGAGGAGCTGCAGCATGTCGTCGAGCTCCTCGCGGAAGATCGCGCGGAGCGTCTCGAGCGACGCCTTCGGCACCGGGCCTCAGGTCCGGTACTGCGCGACCACGTCGCGGAGCGTGGAGCTCAGGGAGTTGAGGTCGCGCGCGGCGCTCTCGGTCTGGCGCGTCCCCTCCGACGCCTGGAGCGCGGCCTGCTCGATCGATCGCATCGCCTGCGTGATCTGCGACATGCCCGTGATGACGGGCTGGGTCGCGGAGAGCGTGTGCTTCACGATGTCGGCCGTGCTCGCGATCGTCGTCGCGAGCTCCTCGATCCGCTCGCCCGATCGCTTCGCCGCGCTCCCCGCCGTCTGCACCGCGCGGCTCCCCTCTTCGACCGCGAGCACCGCCGCCTGCGCCGACTTCTGGATGTCGCCGAGCATGCCGCGGATCTGCCCCGCCGCGCGCTTCGACTGCTCCGCGAGGCCGCGGACCTCCTGCGCGACGACGGCGAAGCCGCGGCCGTGCTCGCCCGCGCGCGCCGCCTCGATCGACGCGTTGAGGGCGAGGAGGTTCGACTGCTCCGCGAGCTCCGCGACCGAGCCGGTGATGCCGCCCGCGGCCTGCGCCTGCTCCGAGAGCGCGAGCATCCGCTCTCCGATCGCTGCCATCTGATCGCGCACGCGGTCCATCGTCGAGAGCGCCTCTTCGACCGCGCTGCGCCCTTGGTCCGTCACCGTGATGCTGCGCTCCGAGGCCTCGACCGCGGTCTTCGCGCGCTCGGTCGACTGCTCCGCCGTGCGCGCGACCTCCTCGACGGTGGCGACCGTCTCCGTCACCGCCGCCGCCGTCTCCGTCGCGCTCGAGCTCTGCTCCGCCGCCGTCGTCATGATCTGCGCCGCCGCCGAGCCGAGGAGCGCGACCGCCTCTTGCACGCGGAGCGCCATCGAGCGGAGGCCGCCGCTCATGCGGCCGAGGTTCTCGCCGAGGCCGGCGATCTCCTCGGAGCCGGCCTTGCCGACGCTCGTCGTGAGATCGCCGCCCGCGATCTTCTCGACCGCGGCGCCGTACACCGCGACCGCCTTCGCGAGGTCTTCGCGGCTCTCCTTCTGCTCCTCCGCGAGGCGCTCCGTCTCGCGCACCCTCCGCGCGAGCTCGTCGAGCATCGCGTCGAAGGACGTCGCGAGGACGCCGAGCTCGTCGCTGCCGCCCGTCTTCGCGCGCTGCTTCGTGTCGCCCGCCCTCACCGCCGCCGCGACCGCGGCGAGGTGGGTGAGGCGCGCGACGATGTTCCTCGTCACGAAGAGCGCGAAGAACGCCGCCGCGACGACGCCGAGGATGCTGATCGCGAGCGACGTCTTGCGTCCGTCCTCGATCGAGGTGCGCATCGAGGCGTTCGCGTGGTCGACCGCGCGATCGGTCGCGAGCTTGAGCTTCTCCGACTCGTTCGTGAGCTGGACGTACCGCTGCGAGAGCAGCAACGTCACGACGTTGACCGAGGTCTCCACGTCGCCACGCCGGCTCACGGGGTAGAACTCGCCCTCGCGGACGTCGTGGTAGGCCTGCAGTCCGCTGCGGAGCGAGGCGACGACCTGGCGCCGCTCGTCGTCGTCGAACGTCGACTCCGCCGCCTTGAGCTCCGTCTCGATGTCGGCCTCGAGCTTCGCGATCTCCGCCTCGATCAACGCCATCTCGGCCGGCGTCTTCGACGCGGCGTGGAAGAAGTGGCGCTGGCGGATCCGCTCGATGTAGACGCGCACGACGCCGAGCGAGCGCGTCGCGACGAGCGTCTTGTTCGCGGTCGCGGTGAGGCTCCGCTCGAGCTCGGCCTCGCGCGTGTACGTGAGCGCGCTGAGGAGGGCGATGACGCC contains:
- a CDS encoding response regulator; this encodes MPKASLETLRAIFREELDDMLQLLAQQVDRASADPRGAADEVRRALHTLKGAARAAGYPELEAECHALESRAEKLRGADAEEIAAAAKGAIAALTRFVPIVQAGSAMPSGPVSIATAPAEPAPAVDTVRVDAAALARILDASEELVLDMSRGLARTSQAVTESATAELLRELDFVRGLASALEARTSSQAAGEIRRRLDRALGSARTMAAAAETRGASERVAWKTSSDRAKLVAAAARSLRQERFESLAVSATQAAESAAASTGVKLEIVREGDDVRFDRRLREPLREVLLHLVRNAVAHGIEPPRERRAAGKREQGLLSVRAEEGEGELRVIVRDDGRGIDFDAVAAKARALGIEGDPTELLFAAGLSTRAETDELAGRGVGLDVVRQRVSDLHGRVAVESERGKGTTFLVVVAPDMSLTRALVARAGPFMVAVRLSSVERILRVARSEIDVAGGRAHVLHGGALLPLASVATELGGAASALPDRDHLIAVLTRAGERRVALIVDEIADEREVAVRPLAGRFRRVAFVSGSTVLADGTLGWMLDVRALAAVARGAAPSEEAERAPAKRVLVVDDSATTRELERALLRANGFDVEVAADGEQAWLALTASAASFDVVLSDVEMPRLDGFALLGRIRSTPRLARLPVVLVTALEDPADKQRALDMGASAYIVKSAFDEEQLLDVIAHLL
- a CDS encoding methyl-accepting chemotaxis protein; translated protein: MSLSIRARLVIAFGFVIGVIALLSALTYTREAELERSLTATANKTLVATRSLGVVRVYIERIRQRHFFHAASKTPAEMALIEAEIAKLEADIETELKAAESTFDDDERRQVVASLRSGLQAYHDVREGEFYPVSRRGDVETSVNVVTLLLSQRYVQLTNESEKLKLATDRAVDHANASMRTSIEDGRKTSLAISILGVVAAAFFALFVTRNIVARLTHLAAVAAAVRAGDTKQRAKTGGSDELGVLATSFDAMLDELARRVRETERLAEEQKESREDLAKAVAVYGAAVEKIAGGDLTTSVGKAGSEEIAGLGENLGRMSGGLRSMALRVQEAVALLGSAAAQIMTTAAEQSSSATETAAAVTETVATVEEVARTAEQSTERAKTAVEASERSITVTDQGRSAVEEALSTMDRVRDQMAAIGERMLALSEQAQAAGGITGSVAELAEQSNLLALNASIEAARAGEHGRGFAVVAQEVRGLAEQSKRAAGQIRGMLGDIQKSAQAAVLAVEEGSRAVQTAGSAAKRSGERIEELATTIASTADIVKHTLSATQPVITGMSQITQAMRSIEQAALQASEGTRQTESAARDLNSLSSTLRDVVAQYRT